cacacaaacacaggccaggtgttatgtgtgcttctctggctgccaaacggattgactccatcggtgctcgcgcccagcacgatgttccttggatcgtccccaaattctgggtgttcgaagttcaacgcttgccactggctcgcatccttagggtgactcagcatcttgtcttttttatttatctccggatcatttccgtcatcttctcgcttcttctcctccctatccgcgtgccaacgcaggagctttgctagcttagggtccgcgaaatattgctgcagacgaggagtggtcggaaagtaccacaccaattttcgaggagctttcttcctcttcttgtatcgagtgacgccgcacaccggacatatggtagactccgcgtgctcgtcccgataaatgatgcaatcgttcatgcacacatggtatttcacgtgcggtaaatccagacgacacacgattttcttcgcctcctcgaaactggtcgggcacttgttccacttgggaagacgttcgtgccagaatgacatgttctcgtcgaagcatgcgtcggtcattttgtgttttaccttcatctccagagccatgagcgttactttcaggcgggtatcctcgggcctgcatccttcatacaatggagtaactgcatctatctccagttgatccagcttggctttctctcgggcggcagctcttgcgttacccgtcttcttgagaagcagctcttgaatatgagggtcctgcacccagcccatcgttggtccatcgtcgtctgctccggcatcttcatcttcatgatcatgcccttcgtcttgatcttcctcatcatcatgtccggcatcttctacatgatgactgtgtcctgcatctacttcgtgatcatgtcttggagattcttcgtcttctcgcccgcccttgccgcggttgtcttgctgcccttccttatttcttgcccggcccccatggacgacttcataatcatcttcatcaccttgccaccgatagccatccatgaaaccacgcaagagcaggtggtcccgcacctgtccggaatccgtgtccataaggctcttcagcttgcatcttcgacacggacatcttatctccgtctcgttcttttgaagcatctcggccttcgcggagctcaaaaacctattcacgatgccttcggtcatcgtgcggaccatgatcgcctgcggggtagagcaaaacgatattttagaaccaaaaggaaatttggcatgactttgcctaaaaataggaccaaaaagaatgcatagtgccaaattctcgccgaaacggaaatgaatcaacattccggcaaaatattggcaactatcgcatttcaaataccggtacctgcaaacacaaacatatgcaacaccacaaacatacgtagatctaggccataaaaagtgtgtacgttgttggagggagaaaaaagtagatctataacataaagaaagctttccccttacttaccttaaaaaaaaggaaatttaaccacttaatttgggtgaatctatgatgcaaatgaggtgaggaggaggaggcagccgagaccaagcttggtagaggtggagagaatgaagtggggaaagtgagtgtgatAGGTGGCTGTCAAAAATATCTAGCTGCTCCCAGGTTACCAATGACGCACCTCCTAAGAATGCGTCATtggtaaccagggttactaatggcgcactatcccctggtgcgccactactaacaatttttttattttttttttaaactagtaatggcgcaccacacatcaGGTGCGCCATTTGTGATATGGCGCGTAACTATATCTgatgcgccactgctatatagcagtggcgcaccacatacacggtgcgccattaatgtccatattagccaAGCAGGAACAGGACGGGGAGTCAGGGCAGGGACTAGTGAGTCCGGGCGTTGCACATTGCGCCGCGGCAAAACCTCTTGCCAACCTCCACACGCCCCGTCCGACCGAGTAGCCGAAACCGAGGATTTGGTAGCCGTCGGCGGCGTCTGCGGAGCCAATTCATCGTCATCCTTGTCTTCTTCTTTCTGGGCAAGGGAGCTCCACGAGACTGATCGCTCCTTGTCCAGACCCAACGCCGTGCCGGCAGGAGTTGAGGACGGCGTCGCCTCCACAGTAGCAGAGGATGATGTAGCGCAGCCCGCAGAAGCCGTGGACGTTGCTTCAGCAGTAGCAGTCGGGGGTGACGGCGGGGCTTCCGCAGGGGCCAGGAACGACGTAGCAACGCCTGCAGTAGTTGGGGACGGCGCACCCACAGCCGTAGTCGGGGTCGGGGTTGACGGCGCGACGCAGGCGGGAGCAGCGTCAGTAGAGCCCAGGGACGGGAGACAACCAAGCCGCGGCGGTGGCAAGGACCCAAGCCCACCATCCATCAGGCCAGGGCGACGGGGATCTGAAGCAGCACGCGTTGTGTCCTGGGTGAACAACGCGTCGACACCGGGCGCGGGAGGATGCGCCGCCGGACCTGCAGCCACAACCGGCCTCGGCGGGAATCCAGCGCCGGCGCGGGACAAGCGGCCACCAGCTGCAGGGGCAGCCTTGCGTGAGGCAAGAGCAGCCGCGGCCATGGCGGCAGCAGCAGATGAGGTGGCCGACGGAGTCGGAGAAGAGGACGCGGACGTGAGCGCCATGGGCAGCACCTCGAGAGCCTGGAGGGGAGAAGGAGTGCAGCCGAGAGAGGACGCGGGGAGCAATCCGGATCTGGTCTCGGCAGTTGAAATGGCGGCCGGATGGAGGAGATCAAGGCGGCGCCGCCAGCGGCGGGCGCGGGGTCGCGGGAGCCATGCTTCCTCTCCTCATGTCGTACTCCTCTCCCCTGGATACTTGCAGATTATATGTACGTATCAAATGTCGTCAACAAAAACCACATTGCACAACAAATTATTGTGAGTGAAAAGCCAAGTTCCATGTCAAAATGACACGGAACGTGACTAGATGTCAGGGTGCAATGCTGAGGCTATGTTGAACAATCCCTACGACCACCATTCCAGCACACCTAACACAAGAAGCCACCAACTGACAGCAGTTCGTTTACAACATGCCATTGCACAAGCGGCGGCATCAGGAACATAGTGTCACTCTACTGTTTCTAATGCTAACATGGCATCGTATGCAACCACGCCACCAGAGATCTCTGGCAAGTCCTCATGCTAACACATGGCATCGTATGCAACCACACTGTCAGAGAAGATCTCTTGTCAGTCCTCGTCCATGACATCAAGAGCAGGTATTCGTCTGAAGCGTCCGCCGTGCCTTAGGTCTCCTGATATTGGCGATCTTGACTCGATTCTTTTCTTCTTAGGCGTAGAATGTTCGCCGGCTACTGATTCAAAGAGTTCTCCCATATTTGACATGTTGGGCCTCTTCTTATCCGGCTCCTCTTTCAGGAAACTGAACACATGCACCCGTCCATAGAAAATGTTAGCATGTCACAAGTCTACATTCAGACACTAAGCACTGTTTCACTTACTAAAGAGTTCCAACCCAGAAAGAAAAAAATGTCAGTTCCAAAGAAAGCAACAAAGTGTACCTCTCCCGGATGATCTTAAACGCTGCCATTGTCGCATAAGGTAATCCTGTCTTTGGATCACGGTATCTACAGGGAAGTAAAACCTCAAATAAGACTATCACTTCAAATACAACCATGGAGACATAACCCACTCTCAGCTTGTAACAGAATGCATCAGTTCAGGTGATACTAATGTAGGAGTGTGTTCATTTCAAATCATTGAatcaagtactccctccgattcatattacttgtcgctcaaatggatgtatctagacgtatttcagtgctagatacacccatttgagcgacaagtaatatggatcaAGGGGAGTACTACCTTTGCTATTTCATCACGACAGGATACAATGAAGAGTACACCAATTGCTAGAACTAGGGTGTGCACAAAAATAATTCAGGCAATGCAATTTGTATGGGATTGTTGGATTGTACATAATCTGACACTCTCTAACCAACAGACACATATATATCacaataaaacaaaccaccaccaaCCAACACTGCACTGTAAAAACACGCAGCAATTAAACAACAGAAACATGTGCATAATTTTATCAAGTGAAATATGTAATTGTATAAAAGAGGAAGGAAGCTCCAACTTCACATACAAGGGAAAAGGAACATGAATTAAGGAATGAGCAAATTAGTGTACAGAAAACATACTTGGCAGGAAGTCCTGTTACAACGCAAACAGATTTCTCCGGATCTGCAATAACAAAAATTAATACAAGACTACATTGAATTCAAACTGCCAGATAAATAAAAATGTACAGCACCAAAGAGAAACCAACACTTACAAGGAGTTGAAGTCGTACAAAGTTCAGAACCAAATGATGCCCCATTAATGAATTCCAGACGTGATTCCCCTAATTCAGCATGATCATAACTAGTAGTCAGCACGCATAGGATACAGGTTCTTATAATTGAAACAGGAAGCACAAAAAGGAGCAGCTTCTAAGTTCAGTATTCACATGTAAGCAGATATGCATATAGTAGTTACCATCTCTCGAGTGAAATCGAAGTGTAGGACCCTCATAGACAGCTTTCTGAACAACAGCTTTTTTCTTCACCTCCTCCTCTCTCGCCAGTACACGTTCAAGATTTCTCATGTTCATGATCTCTAAAATAGACAAAGGTAAAATAGTCAATCAACACTGGCAGGTTCCATCTTTATCATTGGGAAAGGCACAACGAACAGGGAAACAGACCAGTTTCAGCTGCTTCCAAGAGCATCTCTTCTTGTGTCATACGTTTTTCTTCTCCCTCTTTTCTCTTCTTAATTGGCTGGCACAGTATAAAAGAGGGAAAACAATCAATCAGCCTGAAAATGCCAATTGTTGGGTACTACAAGATTATGTTGTCCCTGAATACTAATAACCATGAATGTAATGCGTGGAGGGCTGCTGTATGGATACAGACCTTAGCAGTTGCTTGCTTTTCAGCACGTATTGCTTCTCGTTCAGCTTGTCTCACAATGACAGATGTTCTGGTTGATTTCCTGATCGTTTTCTCCGATTCCCATTCATCAGGAACATCTGATTGTTTGGATGAAGTTGTCTTATCAGTAGTCTTGTCATCTATACCTTCATCATCCTCTAGTTTGATGACCttattcttctttttcttcttcttggctTTCATTTTTTTCATGGTCTTCCCAGGGAAAAATAGCCGCTTCTTAATAGGTAATCTGGTCCATAATCAGGGCACGATTTAGAATATATAACTGACTGTTACGCAGTGCATGACTGTGCTCCGATATGCTTATGGGCTAACGTGAAACATGTGTTACCTCTCACTCACTTCCTTCTCTGGGTCGTCGTCAGGTTGAGGTTCCTGGAAAGGAGTTGGATTAGCACAGGCAGTGGGAAAATTATTTTGAGCAAAGAGAAGACCAACAACAAAAGCTACAATAAATAAGTAAACCAATTGAACAGATTGGAAGGAGCAGAAGGAGGGATCTCACATCTTCATCGAAATCACTGTCGAATACATCACCAGCATCCTGCTCCTCCTGATAGTT
This sequence is a window from Aegilops tauschii subsp. strangulata cultivar AL8/78 chromosome 7, Aet v6.0, whole genome shotgun sequence. Protein-coding genes within it:
- the LOC109752023 gene encoding SWR1 complex subunit 2 is translated as MADHAADEEEPPVLLDRAARATRGKRITKLIEEEVELDEAFWGQEALKEDEEDDNYQEEQDAGDVFDSDFDEDEPQPDDDPEKEVSERLPIKKRLFFPGKTMKKMKAKKKKKKNKVIKLEDDEGIDDKTTDKTTSSKQSDVPDEWESEKTIRKSTRTSVIVRQAEREAIRAEKQATAKPIKKRKEGEEKRMTQEEMLLEAAETEIMNMRNLERVLAREEEVKKKAVVQKAVYEGPTLRFHSRDGESRLEFINGASFGSELCTTSTPYPEKSVCVVTGLPAKYRDPKTGLPYATMAAFKIIRESFLKEEPDKKRPNMSNMGELFESVAGEHSTPKKKRIESRSPISGDLRHGGRFRRIPALDVMDED